CCCGTATGAGACACTTCTATAGCTTTCTCCTATGCATTTTATTCTTCTCCTGCAGTAAACCGCCAATTGTCAGCCAGGCACCTACTCTTCAGGATGGCGAGCGGCTCATCACACTTAACGGCGTCAAGCACTGGGTAAAGGTAGAAGGCAGCAAGCACGGCACCATACCGCTGGTAATCGTGCACGGCGGGCCGGGCGGAAACCACTATGTCTTTGAAAGAACAGCCGGTCCAGAACTTGAGAAATTTGCCACGGTGGTCTACTATGAGCAAAGAGGATCGGGCCGAAGCCAGGCGCCCACCAACCCCGACGACTACGCCCTGCCAACCCTTATCCAAGACCTAAAAGCCCTACAAGATTCATTGGCCGCACCTAAAATCACACTTCTAGGCTACTCCTTCGGGGCAGAGTTGTCTTTGCGTTATGCCGTGGCCTACCCAGAAAAGGTAGACCAATTGATTCTCTCATCGCCCGCTGAATTGTCGCCGGCCAACATGCTGGTGCAAATCCAAGGCTTTTATTCCATTGGAGACGCCGCCTTTAGAACGGCCATTGAAAACGTATTGAAAGACACCACCACGCTTACCCAGAAATACAATAAGGTATGGGGCCTGGCCAACGGAGCTACTGTAGATAAGTTT
The nucleotide sequence above comes from Nibribacter ruber. Encoded proteins:
- a CDS encoding alpha/beta fold hydrolase: MRHFYSFLLCILFFSCSKPPIVSQAPTLQDGERLITLNGVKHWVKVEGSKHGTIPLVIVHGGPGGNHYVFERTAGPELEKFATVVYYEQRGSGRSQAPTNPDDYALPTLIQDLKALQDSLAAPKITLLGYSFGAELSLRYAVAYPEKVDQLILSSPAELSPANMLVQIQGFYSIGDAAFRTAIENVLKDTTTLTQKYNKVWGLANGATVDKFLFVDAAKAQLNRQLWQQSKLNNTGLLAKVYLKNNKADLLELAKGLRTPTLLISGLHDKNGGLHTALGLKSILPNSTHKIYEQSAHFPDIEEPARFAQEVKSFLRNR